One Gambusia affinis linkage group LG15, SWU_Gaff_1.0, whole genome shotgun sequence genomic window carries:
- the grm5a gene encoding glutamate receptor, metabotropic 5a gives MEAGVKNSTWTMKILCVRLFGIILLLATDLSWLSLKEQAVASAQNNERRVLAHIPGDIIIGALFSVHHQPPADKVHERKCGAVREQYGIQRVEAMMHTLDRINADPNILPNISLGCEIRDSCWHSAVALEQSIEFIRDTLVSSDEEESQARCTAEAGTILLQGKKPIVGLIGPGSSSVAIQVQNLLQLFNIPQIAYSATSMDLSDKSLYKYFMRVVPSDMQQARAMVDIVKRYNWSYVSAIHTEGNYGESGMEAFKDMAAKEGICIAHSDKIYSNAGEQNFDKLLQKLMAHLPKARVVACFCEGMTVRGILMAMRRKRLVGELLLVGSDGWADRYDVTDGYQMEAAGGITIKLKSAHVNWFDDYYLNLKPDSNLRNPWFPEFWQHRFQCRLRGHPQESPKYNRTCSWRESLRHQYAQDTKMGFVINAIYSMAYGLHAMQQTLCPGYKGLCENMRPIDGRKLLDYLMRTNFTGVSGEIIHFDQNGDSPGRYEIMNFKQLGVGQYAYIHVGSWDQGGLKMNDEEIWSNSSEIIQSVCSEPCQKAQIKVIRKGEVSCCWTCTPCKENEFVFDEYTCRACILGSWPTYDLTGCAPIPVQYVRWGDPEPIAAVVFACLGLMATLFVTSVFIKFWDTPVVKSSSRELCYIILAGICLGYLCTFSLIAKPHIVYCYLQRLGIGLSPAMSYSALVTKTNRIARILAGSKKKICTKKPRFMSACAQLVIAFLLILLQLGIIVALLIIEPPEVIYDYPSIREVHLICNLTTLGVVAPLGYNGLLILSCTFYAFKTRNVPANFNEAKYIAFTMYTTCIIWLAFVPIYFGSNYKIITMCFSVSLSATVALCCTFVPKVYIMLAKPEKNVRSAFTTSTVVRMHVGDAKKAAKTGKSSSSMANLFRRGGSAQDNISSNGKSWGKTERSSRPNLWKRMSFHVKKKDPVEVNQTAIIKPFSKGDTTGENSVTEQYEGPQLSQSFTCLPSQSPLPTISPHAAKTRGHHSDEKGEEVQVLPPYAPEFSSGVRRRGGDNGQIATIVDGGDISIISVGEIGQTQGTTIMDQISCVVNRFTANISELNTMMLPGGPVLPPSTTAPPVASDNSPCPSQYFNRQTPSTVTTYAEVTAVSNCCDNRPKIYEQLAGTCTGGRRAKNPEELMALTPPSPFRDFSLSSDESSPPSLSPASEAECDQLLLRHYQSSSSL, from the exons ATGGAGGCAGGTGTAAAGAATAGCACATGGACAATGAAAATATTATGTGTGAGGTTGTTTGGAATCATTCTGTTGCTTGCAACTGATCTGAGCTGGCTGAGCTTGAAAGAGCAGGCTGTGGCCAGTGCCCAGAATAATGAGAGAAGGGTGCTGGCGCATATCCCAGGGGACATTATCATTGGAGCTCTGTTCTCTGTCCACCACCAACCACCTGCAGACAAG GTGCATGAGCGAAAGTGCGGCGCAGTGCGTGAGCAGTATGGGATCCAGAGAGTGGAGGCCATGATGCACACTCTGGACAGGATTAATGCAGACCCCAATATCCTTCCCAATATTTCTTTGGGCTGTGAGATAAG GGACTCGTGCTGGCACTCAGCGGTGGCTCTAGAGCAGAGCATTGAGTTTATCCGGGACACATTAGTGTCCAGTGATGAGGAGGAGAGCCAGGCCAGATGCACAGCAGAAGCAGGGACCATACTCCTGCAGGGAAAGAAGCCCATTGTGGGACTCATCGGACCAGGATCCAGCTCTGTGGCTATCCAGGTGCAGAATCTCCTGCAGCTCTTCAATATCCCACAGATTGCATACTCGGCCACCAGCATGGATCTCAGTGACAAG AGTCTATATAAATACTTTATGAGAGTGGTGCCATCAGATATGCAACAAGCCAGAGCCATGGTGGACATTGTCAAGAGGTATAACTGGAGCTATGTGTCTGCAATACACACAGAGG GTAACTATGGTGAGAGCGGTATGGAGGCATTCAAAGACATGGCAGCAAAAGAGGGAATCTGCATTGCCCACTCCGACAAAATATACAGTAATGCAGGGGAACAGAACTTTGACAAACTACTGCAAAAACTCATGGCTCATCTACCCAAAGCCAGAGTGGTAGCCTGCTTCTGCGAGGGCATGACAGTCCGAGGCATTCTGATGGCCATGAGACGAAAGCGCCTGGTGggggagctgctgctggtgggAAG TGATGGCTGGGCAGACAGGTATGATGTCACTGATGGCTATCAAATGGAGGCTGCCGGTGGGATCACCATCAAGCTAAAGTCAGCACACGTGAACTGGTTTGATGATTATTACCTGAACTTGAAGCCTGATTCCAACCTGAGGAATCCCTGGTTTCCTGAATTCTGGCAGCACCGTTTCCAGTGTCGACTGAGAGGGCATCCACAGGAGAGCCCAAAGTACAACCGGACTTGCAGCT GGAGAGAATCTCTACGACACCAGTATGCCCAAGATACAAAAATGGGTTTTGTCATAAATGCCATTTACTCAATGGCTTATGGTCTGCATGCCATGCAGCAAACTCTCTGTCCAGGATATAAA ggtttgtgtgaaaacatgCGGCCGATAGATGGCCGCAAGCTGCTGGATTACCTAATGAGAACCAACTTTACTGGTGTATCTGGAGAGATCATCCACTTTGACCAGAATGGAGACTCCCCTGGCAG GTATGAAATCATGAACTTCAAGCAGCTTGGAGTGGGTCAGTACGCTTACATCCATGTGGGAAGTTGGGATCAGGGTGGTCTGAAGATGAATGATGAGGAAATATGGAGCAACAGCAGTGAAATCATCCAATCAGTCTGCTCTGAGCCCTGCCAAAAGGCTCAGATCAAG GTGATCCGTAAAGGAGAAGTCAGCTGCTGTTGGACTTGTACTCCCTGCAAGGAGAACGAATTCGTCTTTGATGAGTACACTTGTCGAGCCTGTATCCTGGGCTCCTGGCCTACCTACGACCTTACTG GTTGTGCACCAATTCCGGTCCAGTATGTGCGATGGGGGGATCCAGAGCCAATCGCAGCTGTAGTCTTTGCCTGTCTGGGACTCATGGCTACACTTTTTGTTACTTCTGTCTTCATCAA attttgGGACACTCCTGTGGTGAAGTCATCTAGTCGGGAGCTTTGCTACATCATTCTTGCTGGAATATGTCTGGGTTACCTGTGCACCTTCAGCCTAATTGCCAAGCCACACATTGTCTACTGCTACCTACAGCGGCTGGGGATTGGCCTGTCCCCTGCCATGAGCTACTCAGCCTTAGTTACCAAG acCAACCGCATAGCACGCATCTTGGCAGGGAGCAAGAAGAAGATCTGCACAAAGAAACCGCGTTTTATGTCCGCCTGCGCACAATTGGTCATCGCCTTCCTACTCATACTGCTGCAACTGGGAATTATTGTGGCACTTCTTATCATAGAGCCACCAGAG GTTATCTATGATTACCCCAGTATCCGTGAGGTACATTTGATCTGCAATTTGACCACTTTGGGAGTGGTGGCACCACTGGGCTACAATGGCCTGCTTATACTCAGCTGCACCTTTTATGCCTTCAAG ACTCGCAACGTGCCAGCTAATTTCAATGAGGCCAAGTACATTGCCTTTACCATGTACACCACCTGTATTATCTGGCTGGCCTTTGTGCCCATTTACTTCGGCTCTAATTACAAGATCATAACTATGTGCTTTAGCGTGAGTCTCAGTGCCACAGTGGCTCTCTGCTGCACGTTTGTCCCTAAA GTGTACATCATGCTTGCCAAGCCTGAGAAGAATGTACGCAGCGCATTCACCACTTCCACTGTTGTGCGCATGCATGTGGGCGATGCCAAGAAAGCTGCCAAGACTGGCAAGTCATCCAGCAGCATGGCCAACCTGTTTCGACGTGGTGGATCAGCACAGGACAACATAAG TTCCAATGGAAAATCTTGGGGGAAGACTGAACGGAGCTCCAGACCAAACTTGTGGAAGAGGATGTCGTTCCATGTTAAGAAAAAAGACCCAGTCGAGGTGAATCAAACTGCCATCATCAAGCCATTTTCTAAAGGAGACACAACTGGGGAAAACAGTGTCACAGAGCAGTACGAAGGCCCACAGCTGTCTCAATCTTTTACCTGCTTGCCCTCTCAGTCACCTCTGCCCACTATTAGTCCACATGCAGCTAAAACAAGAGGTCACCATTCAGACGAGAAAGGTGAGGAGGTACAGGTTTTACCACCCTATGCACCTGAGTTCTCTTCTGGGGTCAGGCGGAGAGGTGGGGACAACGGCCAGATTGCTACGATTGTAGACGGTGGGGACATCAGCATCATTAGCGTGGGTGAAATTGGCCAAACTCAGGGTACCACCATCATGGACCAGATCAGCTGTGTTGTCAATCGTTTCACCGCCAACATCAGTGAGCTgaacaccatgatgctgccaggAGGACCCGTCCTCCCGCCTTCCACCACAGCTCCGCCCGTTGCCTCAGACAACTCCCCGTGTCCATCCCAGTACTTCAATAGACAGACACCTTCTACCGTCACCACATACGCCGAAGTGACTGCCGTCTCCAACTGCTGCGACAATCGACCTAAGATTTATGAGCAACTGGCTGGGACTTGCACGGGCGGGAGACGGGCAAAGAATCCGGAGGAGCTGATGGCTCTGACACCTCCGTCCCCATTCAGGGATTTCTCCCTGAGCTCTGACGAGAGCTCGCCTCCCTCACTGTCCCCGGCTTCTGAGGCCGAATGTgaccagctgctgctgagacACTACCAGAGCTCCTCCTCTCTTTAg